From a region of the Fischerella sp. JS2 genome:
- a CDS encoding YbaB/EbfC family nucleoid-associated protein yields MTGKGQGFGFGLGKMKELAEAFKKAQQVQEGAKRLQEELEQMEIEGEAGNGFVKVIVSGNQEPKRVEISPDALNEGAEVLSDLVTAAMKDAYNKSTATMRERMEELTSGLELPGF; encoded by the coding sequence ATGACAGGTAAAGGACAGGGATTTGGCTTTGGCTTAGGAAAAATGAAAGAACTGGCTGAAGCCTTTAAGAAAGCTCAACAGGTGCAAGAAGGAGCAAAGCGACTTCAGGAAGAACTGGAGCAAATGGAAATAGAAGGTGAAGCCGGCAACGGTTTTGTGAAGGTAATAGTCAGTGGGAACCAAGAGCCGAAACGGGTAGAAATTTCTCCTGATGCCCTTAATGAAGGCGCAGAAGTACTTTCTGATCTGGTAACTGCGGCAATGAAAGATGCTTACAACAAATCCACAGCAACCATGCGGGAACGCATGGAAGAGTTGACAAGTGGATTGGAACTTCCTGGGTTCTAG
- a CDS encoding low molecular weight protein-tyrosine-phosphatase has protein sequence MPYKLLFVCLGNICRSPAAENIMNYLIEQNRLSESCLQTPGDRIICDSAGTSSYHIGSPPDRRMSAAALQKLGIKLRGRARQFQKSDFQDFDLILAMDRENYDDILSVDPTGQYHHKVRLMCEFCSQHTLKEVPDPYYGGSEGFNQVIELLLDACNGLLQYVSNEEDKRQKAEGKPHQ, from the coding sequence ATGCCTTACAAACTTTTGTTTGTCTGCCTGGGAAATATCTGTCGATCGCCTGCGGCAGAAAATATCATGAATTACTTGATCGAGCAGAACAGGTTGAGCGAGTCTTGTTTACAGACGCCAGGCGATCGCATTATCTGTGACTCTGCTGGCACATCTAGTTATCACATCGGTAGCCCACCTGATCGACGCATGAGTGCTGCGGCACTTCAAAAGCTAGGAATCAAACTCCGTGGTCGCGCTCGTCAGTTTCAAAAGTCAGACTTTCAAGACTTTGATTTGATCTTAGCTATGGATCGAGAAAATTATGACGATATTCTATCTGTTGATCCTACAGGGCAATATCACCATAAAGTACGTTTGATGTGTGAGTTTTGTTCTCAGCATACTCTTAAAGAAGTTCCAGATCCCTACTATGGTGGTTCAGAGGGCTTCAATCAGGTGATCGAACTACTCCTTGATGCTTGTAATGGTTTGCTGCAATACGTTTCTAATGAAGAAGACAAAAGGCAGAAGGCAGAAGGAAAACCTCATCAATAA
- the hpsN gene encoding hormogonium polysaccharide biosynthesis glycosyltransferase HpsN has product MNLPLISVIIPTYGREEPLRDSVVDLLKQDYSNFEVLVVDQTPKHEPEIEAFLSEQATAGKIQWFRLNWASLPGARNYAVRRAKGEIILFIDDDVKLNSGFLTAHAKNYLDKPEIGAVAGRVYDRMKIADTAQGRTQGDAPYKSIEYLPPQAMDPGIAWYYIDLVHTIKPQEVLTARGCNMSFRREIFTKHRLHFDERFRGSAVREESDFCLRLRQTGYKIWYDPEASLVHLGEETGGCHDISMRSLKYQLTFYHNHFLLGLKNLTASQALRLYARLFDCHVLGRPPCHKSGSPIKIFTRAIFYTLGFAKALGTIIQSLWNDGQIYTHLDKQIESI; this is encoded by the coding sequence ATGAATTTACCTCTTATTTCTGTAATTATTCCAACTTATGGTCGTGAAGAACCACTGCGAGACAGTGTTGTGGATTTATTGAAGCAAGACTATTCAAATTTTGAAGTTTTAGTAGTAGATCAAACTCCAAAACACGAACCAGAAATTGAAGCTTTTTTATCAGAACAAGCAACAGCAGGTAAAATTCAATGGTTCCGTTTAAATTGGGCTAGTTTACCAGGGGCGCGCAATTATGCAGTGCGACGCGCAAAAGGAGAGATAATTTTATTTATTGATGATGACGTAAAGTTAAATTCTGGATTTTTAACAGCTCATGCTAAAAATTATTTAGATAAACCAGAAATAGGGGCTGTTGCTGGGCGAGTTTATGACAGGATGAAAATAGCTGATACTGCCCAAGGAAGAACACAGGGAGATGCACCTTACAAGAGTATTGAATATTTACCTCCCCAGGCTATGGACCCTGGTATTGCTTGGTATTATATAGATTTGGTGCATACAATCAAACCCCAAGAAGTTCTGACAGCAAGGGGTTGTAATATGTCATTCCGCCGCGAGATTTTTACCAAGCACAGGCTGCATTTTGATGAGAGATTTCGCGGTAGTGCAGTCCGAGAAGAATCCGATTTTTGTTTGCGGTTGCGGCAAACTGGCTATAAGATTTGGTACGACCCAGAAGCTAGTTTAGTGCATTTAGGGGAAGAGACAGGTGGTTGCCATGATATTAGTATGCGATCGCTCAAATATCAACTCACCTTCTATCACAATCATTTCTTACTGGGATTGAAAAATCTGACTGCTAGTCAAGCTTTACGTCTTTACGCCCGTTTATTTGATTGTCACGTCTTGGGACGTCCCCCTTGTCACAAAAGTGGTTCCCCAATCAAAATTTTTACCCGCGCTATTTTCTACACTTTAGGTTTTGCGAAAGCTTTAGGAACAATCATCCAATCTCTATGGAATGATGGACAAATTTACACTCATCTAGATAAACAAATTGAGAGTATTTAA
- a CDS encoding AAA family ATPase yields MLWSFPHCPNETDWSINWPALEAEFNWLRSLADCPQDPRYHAEGDVLIHTKLVYEALVALPQWRALPATERSVLFAAALLHDIAKPASTQREADGSITSKGHVLQGAKMAQEILWDLHVPLKQREAIVALVKYGSLPLWFWDKPNPERAVIKASQIVRCDLLSLLAEADVRGRYCNDQAQLLERIDFFREFCQENHCFEQPRMFPSAHSRFVYFQKEDGNPNYEAYDDTRLQVVIMSGLPSAGKDTWIQENLPDSLVISLDELRQKLGIDPEDDQGVVTNAAKAIAKEYLRSGQSFVWNATNLSRQLRCMLIRLFASYQARIHIVYLEAPWPELLRRNRDHPAKVPEKVLYRMKNRLEVPDITEAQVVDWVVLG; encoded by the coding sequence ATGTTGTGGTCTTTTCCTCATTGTCCTAACGAAACCGACTGGTCAATAAATTGGCCAGCACTAGAAGCAGAATTTAACTGGTTGCGATCGCTTGCTGATTGTCCCCAAGACCCGCGTTATCATGCGGAAGGAGATGTACTTATTCACACAAAATTGGTATACGAGGCTTTAGTTGCTTTACCTCAATGGCGGGCATTACCAGCTACTGAACGTTCGGTATTGTTCGCTGCTGCTTTGCTGCATGATATCGCTAAACCCGCCTCTACCCAAAGAGAAGCAGATGGTAGTATCACCTCCAAAGGTCACGTCCTCCAAGGTGCAAAAATGGCACAGGAGATTCTCTGGGATTTGCATGTGCCACTCAAACAACGCGAAGCGATCGTTGCTTTGGTGAAATACGGTAGTTTGCCTTTGTGGTTTTGGGATAAACCTAATCCGGAACGCGCTGTAATTAAAGCTAGCCAAATTGTCCGTTGTGATCTGCTGAGTTTGTTGGCGGAGGCAGACGTGCGGGGACGTTACTGCAATGATCAAGCACAATTACTGGAACGAATTGATTTTTTTCGGGAATTTTGTCAGGAAAATCACTGCTTTGAACAACCACGCATGTTTCCATCAGCACATAGTCGATTTGTTTATTTCCAAAAAGAAGATGGCAACCCAAACTATGAAGCCTACGATGATACACGCTTACAGGTGGTGATCATGTCAGGATTACCCAGTGCGGGCAAAGATACTTGGATTCAGGAAAATCTGCCAGACAGCCTGGTGATTTCCCTTGATGAACTGCGGCAGAAGTTGGGGATAGATCCTGAAGACGACCAAGGTGTAGTGACGAATGCAGCGAAAGCGATCGCTAAAGAATATCTACGAAGTGGACAATCTTTTGTTTGGAATGCAACCAATCTCAGCCGCCAATTACGCTGTATGTTGATTCGTCTGTTTGCTAGTTATCAAGCTAGGATTCACATTGTCTATCTGGAAGCACCTTGGCCAGAACTACTACGCAGAAATCGCGATCACCCGGCAAAAGTACCAGAGAAAGTACTTTACCGGATGAAGAATCGCTTAGAAGTGCCGGATATCACCGAGGCCCAAGTAGTAGACTGGGTGGTGTTGGGCTGA
- a CDS encoding S9 family peptidase, whose amino-acid sequence MRFLSLLFATLLAVFVLPSFMVAAQTSVITPNENLVVQGIPPIPATLAETVNRYTNFRSAVLSSWHPVRREMLISTRFADTPQVHLVKFPLGSRQQMTFFPERVGGGSFQPTQGDYFVFSKDIGGNEFNQNYRYDLATGDITLLTDGKSRNSGGVWSNSGDRMIYTSTRRTGKDNDFYIIDPKNTQSDRLLAQVEGGGWMPLDWSPDDRQLLAMEYVSVNESYLWLVDTNSGEKKLITPNRGTEKVSYAGGLFSKDGKGLYVITDRNSEFLRLAYVDLATLKYTNLTNDIPWDVEDFDLTEDGKYLAFVTNEDGASILHLLETTTKQEKPLPKLPVGQVYGVTWHRNNEDLGLTLVSARFTADVYSVNIRTNKVERWTESETGGLNTANFSNAELIRWQSFDGKTISGFLYRPPAKFPSKRPVIIDIHGGPEGQSRPSFLGRYNYYLNELGVALLFPNVRGSTGYGKTFMTLDNGYKREDSVKDIGRLLDWIATQPDLDKDRILVTGGSYGGYMSLAVATKYSDRIRAAIDIVGISNFVTFLENTESYRRDLRRVEYGDERDPQMREFLLKISPVNNASNIKKPLFVIHGKNDPRVPLQEAEQIVETLRKNNVPVWYLMAKDEGHGFSKKKNIDFQFYATVMFVKEYLLK is encoded by the coding sequence ATGCGATTTTTATCACTCTTGTTTGCTACACTACTTGCAGTCTTTGTGCTACCAAGTTTCATGGTTGCTGCTCAAACTTCTGTAATCACTCCCAATGAAAACCTAGTTGTTCAGGGAATTCCACCAATTCCAGCAACACTGGCAGAAACGGTTAATCGCTACACTAATTTTCGTTCTGCTGTTCTTTCTAGTTGGCATCCAGTCCGGCGTGAAATGCTGATTTCCACTCGTTTCGCTGATACTCCCCAAGTGCATTTGGTTAAATTCCCTCTTGGTAGCCGTCAGCAAATGACTTTCTTCCCAGAACGTGTTGGCGGAGGGAGTTTCCAACCAACCCAGGGCGATTATTTTGTTTTTAGTAAGGATATCGGTGGTAACGAATTTAACCAAAATTACCGTTATGATTTGGCGACGGGTGATATTACCTTACTCACCGATGGCAAGTCAAGAAACAGTGGCGGCGTCTGGTCTAATAGTGGCGATCGCATGATTTATACCTCCACTCGCCGCACAGGCAAAGATAACGATTTTTACATTATTGATCCAAAAAATACCCAGAGCGATCGCTTGCTAGCACAAGTTGAGGGCGGTGGTTGGATGCCGTTAGACTGGTCGCCTGATGACCGTCAACTGTTGGCAATGGAATATGTCTCTGTGAATGAAAGTTACCTGTGGTTGGTAGACACCAACTCTGGCGAGAAAAAATTAATTACACCCAACCGAGGCACAGAAAAAGTCTCCTACGCAGGAGGATTGTTTAGCAAAGATGGCAAAGGTTTGTATGTCATCACTGACCGTAACTCAGAATTTTTACGGTTGGCATATGTTGATTTAGCTACTTTAAAATACACTAATCTGACAAATGACATTCCCTGGGATGTAGAAGATTTTGACCTGACAGAAGATGGTAAGTATTTAGCTTTTGTCACCAATGAAGACGGGGCAAGTATACTGCACCTATTGGAAACCACAACAAAGCAAGAAAAGCCTTTACCTAAACTACCAGTGGGACAGGTATATGGCGTTACCTGGCATCGTAATAATGAAGATTTAGGCTTGACTCTAGTTTCAGCTCGTTTCACCGCAGATGTGTATTCTGTGAATATCCGCACTAACAAAGTTGAACGCTGGACAGAAAGCGAAACTGGCGGACTGAATACAGCAAATTTCTCTAATGCAGAATTGATCCGTTGGCAAAGCTTTGACGGCAAAACCATATCTGGTTTTCTTTACCGTCCCCCTGCTAAGTTTCCAAGTAAGCGTCCGGTAATTATTGATATTCATGGAGGACCAGAAGGACAGTCTCGTCCATCTTTTTTGGGTCGTTATAACTACTATTTAAATGAGTTAGGCGTTGCTTTACTCTTTCCTAACGTCCGGGGTTCTACTGGTTACGGCAAAACTTTTATGACCTTAGATAATGGCTATAAAAGAGAAGATTCTGTCAAAGATATCGGTAGACTCCTTGACTGGATAGCAACTCAACCAGACTTGGATAAAGACCGAATTTTGGTAACAGGCGGTAGCTATGGCGGTTACATGTCCTTAGCAGTCGCAACAAAATATAGCGATCGCATTCGTGCAGCTATTGATATTGTTGGTATTTCCAACTTTGTCACCTTCCTAGAAAATACTGAAAGTTATCGGCGTGATTTACGACGAGTCGAGTACGGTGATGAACGCGATCCGCAGATGCGAGAATTCCTACTGAAAATTTCACCTGTCAATAACGCCAGTAACATCAAAAAACCGCTATTTGTAATTCACGGTAAAAATGACCCCCGTGTTCCTCTCCAGGAAGCCGAACAAATTGTAGAGACACTCAGAAAGAATAATGTTCCTGTTTGGTATCTGATGGCGAAAGATGAAGGACATGGGTTTAGTAAGAAAAAAAACATTGATTTCCAGTTTTACGCAACGGTGATGTTTGTGAAAGAGTATTTGCTGAAGTAG
- a CDS encoding RNA ligase family protein translates to MQQIYKFPRTHHIQGSRLQPGDEDLDSIPFAAIKEQYVVVEEKVDGANAAISFAADGQIRLQSRGHYLTGGAREKHFNLFKQWANTHAVAFWQVLGSRFILFGEWLYAKHTIFYDALPHYFLEYDVLDLEKQVFLSSKNRQQLLAGLPLVSVPVLFTGSLQSYQQLIGLLAKSHYQTPAYLQSLCQVCQEKGLDVERSLKQTDQSSLMEGLYIKVEPDDTVIARYKYVRSSFLTTIKQSDGQWLNRPIIPNLLRPDADLFS, encoded by the coding sequence ATGCAACAAATTTATAAATTTCCGCGTACCCATCACATTCAGGGTTCGCGTTTACAACCAGGGGATGAAGACCTCGATAGTATCCCTTTTGCTGCTATTAAAGAGCAGTATGTAGTAGTGGAAGAAAAAGTTGATGGTGCTAACGCTGCTATTAGTTTTGCTGCTGACGGTCAAATTCGCCTACAAAGCCGGGGACATTATTTAACAGGTGGGGCACGGGAAAAGCACTTTAATTTGTTTAAACAATGGGCAAATACTCACGCAGTCGCATTTTGGCAAGTATTGGGAAGTCGCTTTATTCTCTTTGGAGAGTGGCTTTATGCGAAGCACACAATATTTTATGATGCTTTGCCCCACTATTTTCTTGAGTATGATGTGCTGGATTTAGAAAAGCAAGTATTTCTCAGCAGCAAAAACCGCCAGCAGTTATTAGCTGGGTTGCCTTTGGTTTCTGTACCCGTGCTATTTACTGGCAGTCTCCAATCTTATCAGCAACTCATTGGGCTATTGGCTAAATCCCATTACCAAACGCCTGCATATTTGCAAAGTTTGTGTCAAGTATGTCAGGAAAAAGGGCTAGATGTGGAACGATCGCTTAAACAAACTGACCAAAGTTCTCTGATGGAAGGTTTATACATTAAAGTTGAACCAGATGATACAGTAATAGCTCGTTATAAATACGTACGTTCCAGTTTTTTAACCACCATCAAACAATCGGATGGACAGTGGCTGAATCGTCCGATTATACCAAATTTACTACGTCCTGATGCTGACTTGTTTTCTTAA
- a CDS encoding peptidylprolyl isomerase: MFKLLKSRLKNTLITLLLVTLFLGVSTAGWTSSSSAALPAGNAITDGKALLRYALPIDNKPVRELQGSLEDISDQLRANRRWGAVSKDLSKASRLLNNPAQILASVPEVNKPQAEALISQLKSGVNSLEEAAKTKDKEQILTKRADLLNLVGDLEDLMVQGFPFEVPKEYSNLPQLKGRATVEMKTTKGTITLVVDGYSAPVTAGNFVDLVQRGFYDGLPFTRAEESYVVQTGDPPGKEVGFIDPKTKKYRAVPLEILFEGDKEPTYGITSEQAGRYTDLPVLPFSAYGAVAMARPESDNNGGSSQFFFFLYEPELTPAGRNLLDGRYTVFGYVVEGKDVLREIKAGDKIESAKVVKGAENLVEPKEA, encoded by the coding sequence ATGTTCAAGTTATTAAAATCTCGGTTGAAGAATACTCTCATTACACTCCTGTTGGTAACACTCTTTTTAGGGGTAAGTACAGCTGGGTGGACTTCCTCCAGTAGTGCTGCACTACCAGCAGGAAATGCAATCACTGACGGTAAAGCGCTGTTGCGCTATGCATTACCAATAGATAATAAGCCTGTGCGAGAACTGCAAGGCTCCTTGGAAGATATATCAGACCAATTACGGGCCAATCGACGCTGGGGTGCTGTTTCCAAAGACCTCAGCAAAGCATCACGGCTTCTCAACAATCCTGCTCAAATTTTGGCTAGTGTACCAGAAGTCAATAAACCCCAAGCTGAAGCTTTGATTTCTCAGTTGAAATCAGGTGTAAATAGCCTAGAAGAAGCGGCTAAAACCAAAGACAAAGAACAAATTTTAACAAAACGAGCCGACCTATTAAATCTCGTCGGTGACTTAGAAGATTTGATGGTGCAGGGGTTCCCCTTTGAAGTTCCCAAAGAATATAGCAATTTACCACAACTCAAAGGTCGTGCCACCGTAGAAATGAAAACTACAAAGGGTACTATTACTCTTGTAGTGGACGGTTATAGCGCTCCTGTTACTGCGGGAAATTTTGTTGATTTAGTACAACGGGGTTTTTATGATGGTTTACCCTTCACCCGTGCAGAAGAATCTTACGTTGTGCAAACTGGTGATCCACCGGGTAAAGAAGTAGGTTTTATTGACCCCAAAACTAAAAAATACCGTGCTGTTCCTTTAGAAATCCTTTTTGAAGGTGACAAAGAACCAACCTACGGTATTACATCAGAACAAGCAGGCCGTTACACTGATTTACCTGTGCTGCCATTTTCTGCCTATGGTGCAGTAGCTATGGCTCGTCCTGAAAGTGACAATAACGGTGGTTCTTCACAATTTTTCTTCTTCCTTTATGAACCAGAACTGACCCCAGCTGGACGTAACTTGTTAGATGGTCGTTACACTGTTTTCGGTTACGTCGTCGAAGGAAAAGATGTTTTACGGGAAATAAAAGCAGGTGACAAAATTGAATCGGCAAAAGTTGTCAAAGGAGCAGAAAATTTAGTAGAGCCAAAGGAAGCATAA
- a CDS encoding glycosyltransferase family 4 protein, producing MRIAQIAPLWERVPPPAYGGVELVVGLLTDELVRRGHEVTLFASGDSITSAKLESVYPQALRLDPNVKEYNVYETLLLSRAYQQAQEFDIIHSHVGYPALIYADFVTTPTVHTLHGIFTPDNEKIFSTSYKQPFVSISNAQREPKLGLNYVATVYNGIDTDSHQFYSQPQDPPYLAFLGRMSPEKGPHIAIEIAKRAGIPLKMAGKVDQVDIDYFESQVKPHIDGKQIEFLGEASHSQKNALLGGALAMLFPITWREPFGLVMIESMAAGTPVLAKPLGSVPEVIVDSKTGFLCDRIEDFVEAINRIGEIDRRACRTHVEQNFSVKSMVDGYEAVYQQILGEKFARNGYSRTLASQLIK from the coding sequence ATGCGAATTGCTCAAATTGCTCCTTTGTGGGAGAGAGTGCCTCCTCCCGCATACGGTGGTGTTGAGTTGGTTGTCGGTTTATTGACTGATGAATTAGTCCGGCGTGGTCATGAAGTGACGCTATTTGCTTCAGGGGATTCGATCACTTCAGCCAAATTAGAGTCAGTTTATCCTCAAGCTTTGCGTTTAGATCCTAATGTTAAAGAATATAATGTTTACGAAACTTTGTTACTGAGTCGTGCATATCAACAAGCACAGGAATTTGACATCATTCATTCTCATGTAGGTTATCCAGCTTTAATTTACGCAGATTTCGTCACCACTCCTACAGTTCATACATTACACGGTATATTCACCCCAGATAACGAAAAAATTTTTTCTACAAGTTACAAACAACCTTTTGTCAGCATATCTAATGCTCAGCGAGAGCCAAAATTGGGGTTAAATTATGTTGCAACTGTATACAATGGCATTGATACAGACAGCCATCAGTTCTATTCCCAACCCCAAGATCCTCCCTATCTGGCATTCTTAGGGCGGATGTCTCCAGAAAAGGGGCCGCATATCGCGATTGAGATTGCGAAAAGAGCAGGTATACCACTCAAAATGGCGGGTAAGGTTGATCAGGTAGATATAGACTATTTTGAGAGCCAGGTGAAGCCTCATATTGATGGTAAGCAGATTGAATTTTTGGGTGAAGCTAGTCACTCGCAGAAAAATGCACTCTTAGGTGGGGCCTTAGCAATGCTGTTCCCCATCACTTGGCGCGAACCTTTTGGACTGGTGATGATCGAGTCGATGGCGGCTGGAACTCCTGTACTTGCAAAACCCTTAGGTTCAGTGCCAGAAGTGATTGTGGATAGTAAGACAGGCTTTTTGTGCGATCGCATTGAAGATTTTGTAGAAGCAATCAATCGTATAGGAGAAATCGACCGTCGTGCTTGCCGCACACATGTAGAACAAAACTTTAGCGTGAAAAGCATGGTGGACGGTTATGAAGCTGTTTATCAGCAAATTCTTGGTGAAAAATTTGCTCGCAATGGTTATTCTCGCACTCTCGCAAGTCAACTAATTAAATAG
- the hpsL gene encoding hormogonium polysaccharide biosynthesis protein HpsL produces MPKSKQKSQKNQKTKKQKKQEVPTLTLKERLAQKRKAAQARQELINTLTPAIGGGLFLGFILFLVAGIKAAVPAVMGIIVMSLAYKYPRQALFAFIFYVPFGGTITYYIGNSPVLQLAKDAFYVPALIAIWQNCRKQKLPIIIPEGIKTPLYILLGSCIITLLFVNGGRQFNPPPIGPFKEAPKEIPLGMGILGLKVFLGYVPLIACIYYLIRNKRDFLFISRLQIVLILVASVLGFMQYLLLLTGICEGTRNAVGAALFKASLEARCFFGGSLVYSPSQGMIRLPGTFVAPWQWAWFLISSTFFTFATGFSDPSIIWRIISLASMASVFINAVISGQRIALALVPICFVMLLVLTGQIGNLKRFIPIFGGLALLLGIAIVSNPTVVQERTDSFVARWNASPPYEFIVQQFEENWKSVDGPFGSGLGRATNSARAMGPTKLVETYYPKVLYEVGIFGLLGFIVLVTTLTIICFRQYRLVKNRNFRSYGAAMWVFILFISYNTYYYPLDVDPVAVYYWFAAGILLKLPIVDKMERLQQAQAEGETGGKKVMG; encoded by the coding sequence ATGCCGAAATCAAAGCAAAAATCCCAGAAAAATCAAAAAACAAAAAAGCAGAAAAAACAAGAGGTTCCTACTCTTACCCTCAAAGAACGTTTAGCCCAAAAACGCAAAGCAGCACAGGCACGTCAAGAACTTATTAATACACTTACTCCAGCCATTGGTGGTGGTTTATTCCTTGGTTTTATTCTTTTTTTAGTAGCTGGAATTAAGGCAGCTGTCCCGGCAGTAATGGGAATAATAGTTATGTCCCTTGCCTACAAATATCCTCGTCAAGCTTTGTTTGCCTTTATTTTTTATGTGCCGTTTGGCGGAACTATCACTTACTACATCGGTAATAGTCCCGTATTGCAATTGGCTAAAGACGCTTTCTATGTTCCTGCTTTAATTGCAATTTGGCAGAATTGCCGCAAACAGAAACTACCTATAATTATTCCTGAAGGAATTAAAACCCCATTATATATTCTATTAGGCTCATGCATAATCACACTATTATTTGTAAATGGTGGACGGCAATTTAATCCGCCTCCTATTGGACCCTTTAAAGAAGCACCCAAAGAAATTCCTCTTGGTATGGGAATTTTAGGATTAAAAGTATTTTTAGGCTATGTACCTCTAATTGCTTGTATTTATTATTTAATTCGTAATAAACGAGACTTTTTATTTATTTCACGCTTACAAATAGTGTTAATCCTTGTTGCCTCTGTTCTAGGATTTATGCAATATTTATTATTATTAACTGGCATATGTGAAGGTACAAGAAATGCAGTTGGTGCTGCTTTATTTAAAGCTTCATTAGAAGCACGATGTTTTTTTGGCGGCTCATTAGTTTATAGCCCTAGTCAAGGAATGATTCGCTTACCAGGAACTTTTGTTGCACCTTGGCAATGGGCATGGTTTCTCATTTCTAGCACGTTTTTTACTTTTGCAACTGGCTTTAGTGACCCTTCTATTATTTGGCGAATTATCAGTTTAGCTTCAATGGCATCTGTCTTTATTAATGCAGTAATCTCTGGGCAAAGAATAGCTTTAGCTTTAGTACCAATCTGTTTTGTAATGTTACTTGTACTGACTGGTCAAATTGGTAATTTAAAAAGATTTATTCCTATATTTGGAGGACTAGCCCTACTTTTAGGAATTGCAATAGTTAGTAATCCCACCGTTGTCCAAGAGAGAACAGATAGTTTTGTAGCCCGTTGGAATGCCTCTCCTCCCTATGAATTTATAGTGCAACAATTTGAAGAAAATTGGAAAAGCGTAGATGGACCATTTGGAAGTGGTTTAGGTCGTGCTACTAACTCTGCCCGTGCAATGGGACCAACTAAATTAGTAGAAACCTATTATCCGAAGGTTCTTTATGAAGTAGGAATATTTGGGTTATTAGGATTTATAGTTTTAGTCACTACCTTAACAATTATTTGTTTCCGGCAGTATCGTTTGGTAAAAAACCGTAATTTCCGCAGTTACGGTGCTGCTATGTGGGTGTTTATATTGTTTATTAGTTACAACACTTATTACTATCCTCTGGATGTTGACCCAGTCGCTGTTTATTATTGGTTTGCTGCTGGCATTCTTTTAAAATTGCCGATTGTAGACAAAATGGAAAGACTGCAACAAGCACAAGCGGAAGGGGAGACAGGAGGGAAAAAGGTGATGGGGTGA
- a CDS encoding Hsp20/alpha crystallin family protein, which produces MMIRYLQPIRELENLRRQMDLVFDELSAQTAQTSDTSTAWVPAVELIDTGDNLVFHAQLPGVAAKNLDIQVTRDAVAIAGERQRQHQSENANYLHSEFRYGKFQRVINLPVAVQNDKVQADFRDGILTLTLPKVEEVRNRVVKINLGENTADVEKSIDATAQTVNSQN; this is translated from the coding sequence ATGATGATTCGCTACTTGCAACCAATCCGCGAACTAGAAAACTTGCGTCGGCAAATGGATTTAGTTTTTGATGAATTGTCAGCACAAACTGCTCAAACAAGCGATACATCAACAGCTTGGGTTCCTGCTGTAGAATTAATCGATACGGGCGATAACTTGGTTTTCCATGCACAATTACCTGGTGTAGCAGCTAAAAACCTGGATATACAGGTAACTCGTGATGCTGTAGCGATCGCAGGGGAACGTCAGCGTCAGCATCAGTCTGAAAATGCCAATTACTTGCATTCAGAATTTCGTTATGGCAAGTTCCAGCGAGTTATTAATTTGCCTGTCGCTGTGCAAAATGACAAAGTACAAGCAGACTTCCGCGATGGTATCCTGACTCTGACTCTCCCCAAAGTCGAAGAAGTCCGCAATCGCGTTGTAAAAATTAATTTGGGTGAAAATACTGCTGATGTTGAGAAAAGCATAGACGCAACTGCTCAAACAGTTAACTCTCAAAACTAG